One genomic segment of Hippoglossus hippoglossus isolate fHipHip1 chromosome 22, fHipHip1.pri, whole genome shotgun sequence includes these proteins:
- the ccdc170 gene encoding coiled-coil domain-containing protein 170, giving the protein MEVMDNSDEQSNERARLRMRVAVLEESVRSSEVECRASRETVLRLVAELDRERKKATSSAAALDSLKVELDGLEVGRRSVEMDRETLMERLDASKRVTEAARRESNCLEKQVEELERKLQSSQRETQAAGDKLQMFLRKVAGQLQAKSENVIVPTEKDVSQTLDKMMSEMEARLCQASEELKEQTALQHSALQRAQLAEQQVQDLRERLQGLETELLTADMHRDGLRHGQQHYEQFLEQLSETLMVDSIALDLGFDMRLKLLLSRAEQLVKKEGSALVESKSLTYSLQRKLKSQKDQLESKGLHIQLLRKKVSEQEEERRCRSALAVQRDDAHLESRRLQKKLERLQSELRAIKQSNTELKAQLSHTNELKLKVTEQSETMQEQKKRLERLVEVKAKVEKKLGSVSSELQSHEKKTQEDEQQLGSLRQSLAQLSDRERELLDFRMVVSQMLSLDATAPPLPNHEIIKSLETLLHTHHHYHHLHHRVNTPWQCPSHRRPHLCPNQDHHDNSYLDVSTSRSARPEDTVPL; this is encoded by the exons ATGGAAGTTATGGACAACTCTGATGAG CAGTCTAATGAGAGGGCGAGGCTGAGGATGAGAGTTGCTGTGTTGGAGGAGAGTGTTCGCTCCTCTGAGGTGGAGTGTAGAGCCAGCAGAGAGACGGTGCTGAGGCTGGTGGCTGAGCTTGACCGCGAGAGGAAGAAGGCCACAAGCAGTGCAGCGGCGCTCGACTCACTCAAAGTG gaGTTGGATGGCCTGGAGGTGGGAAGGAGGAGCGTTGAGATGGATAGAGAAACCCTGATGGAGAGGCTCGATGCCAGCAAGAGGGTGACTGAGGCAGCGAGGCGAGAGTCCAACTGTCTGGAAaagcaggtggaggagctggagaggaagctaCAGTCGAGTCAACGAGAGACTCAGGCAGCTGGAGACAAACTGCAGATGTTCCTGAGAAAGGTGGCAGGTCAGCTGCAGGCCAAGTCTGAAAACGTCATCGTGCCCACAGAGAAAGATGTTTCACAGACACTGGATAAG ATGATGTCTGAGATGGAGGCCAGGCTGTGTCAAGCCtcagaggagctgaaggagcagaCGGCGCTCCAGCACAGTGCGCTGCAGAGGGCGCAGCTCGCAGAGCAGCAAGTCCAGGACCTGCGAGAGCGACTGCAGGGTCTGGAGACTGAGCTGCTGACGGCAGATATGCATCGTGACGGGCTGCGACACGGCCAACAGCAT TATGAGCAGTTCCTGGAGCAGCTGTCAGAGACATTGATGGTTGACAGCATCGCTCTGGATCTGGGCTTCGACATGAGGCTAAAACTCCTCCTGTCACGAGCAGAACAACTTGTCAAAAAAGAAGGAAGTGCTCTGGTGGAGAGCAAAAGTCTCACTTACAGTTTACAGCGAAAG TTGAAATCCCAGAAGGACCAACTGGAGAGCAAAGGACTCCACATCCAGCTCCTGAGGAAGAAGGTgtcggagcaggaggaggagaggaggtgtcGCTCAGCATTGGCTGTGCAGCGAGACGACGCACATCTGGAAAGCAGGAGGCTGCAGAAAAAACTAGAGCGTCTCCAGAGCGAGCTGAGGGCGATCAAGCAGAGCAACACTGAACTCAAGGCCCAGCTCTCCCACACTAATGAGCTCAAG TTGAAAGTCACGGAACAGAGTGAGACCATGCAGGAGCAGAAAAAGAGGCTGGAGCGGCTGGTGGAGGTGAAGGCCAAGGTGGAGAAGAAGCTGGGTTCGGTGAGCTCGGAGCTTCAGAGCCACGAGAAAAAGACCCAGGAGGACGAGCAACAACTCGGCTCCCTCAGACAGAGCCTGGCTCAGCtgtctgacagagagagggag TTGCTGGATTTCCGCATGGTGGTTTCCCAGATGCTCAGTTTGGATGCCACGGCCCCGCCTCTCCCAAATCATGAAATCATCAAATCCCTGGAGACCCTTCTTCACACTCATCATCACTATCACCACCTTCATCACCGTGTGAATACGCCGTGGCAATGTCCTTCTCACCGGAGGCCTCATCTCTGCCCAAACCAGGATCATCATGACAACTCCTACTTGGATGTTTCTACCTCTAGGTCCGCTCGTCCAGAAGACACAGTTCCCCTTTAA